TGCAAGTTAACAGATTTTTCATAAATTATTAACCACACTTTTGCGGCAGGCTTAACACACCAACCCCTGCGCTCAGGAGGCGTTAACAAAATTTATAAAACCGGGCGCACCAAAAAAGAGAGCCCTGATTTGAGCTCTCTTTGTTAAGGCTATTCTATTTGGGATCGCTGCCCAGTTTGCCTGCCTTAGCAATATTTGTTTTTGGAAGATCATGGATGATGATGGTAACTGCGCTGGCATCGCAGTTGCAAATACGGCAGATGTCTTCAGTTAAAACTTTAGCCAATTCTCTTTTCTGCTCCACACTCCTGCCTTCAAACATGTCGATAGTTACAATCGGCACAGTAGTTCGCCTCCATTAAGCAGTAGTAGCGACAGCGGACTGTTCTTGCTGCTTTTCTCTGACAGCAGCCTGAGCAGCAGCTAGTCTAGCGATAGGCACCCGGAAAGGTGAGCAGCTTACGTAGCTTAAGCCAACCCGGTGACAGAATTCCACAGAGGAGGGGTCACCGCCGTGTTCGCCGCAAATTCCCAGCTTAATGTCAGGCCGCACAGCTTTTCCTTTTTGCACTGCCATATCCACCAGCATACCTACGCCGGTCTGATCCAGTTTAGCAAAAGGATCAAATTCATAGATCTTTCTCTCATAGTAATCGTCCAGGAATTTGCCGGCATCGTCCCTGGAGAAACCGAAAGTAAGCTGGGTCAAGTCATTAGTGCCAAAGGAGAAGAACTGGGCTTCCTTGGCAATTTCATCGGCAACCAAGCAGGCTCTGGGCACTTCGATCATGGTGCCGACCAGGTATTCCAGCTCAACACCTGATTCTTTGATTATCTCATCTGCAACCTTCACGATAATATCTCTGACAAAATTATACTCCCGGACTTCGCCAACCAGCGGAATCATAATTTCGGGGACCACATTTAAACCTTTTTCTTTCTTAACCTGGATCGCCGCTTCAATAATAGCCCTGGTTTGCATTTCGGCAATTTCAGGATAGGTGACTACCAAGCGGCAGCCTCTGTGGCCCATCATGGGGTTAAATTCTTTCAGGGATTCAACTTTGGCTTTCAAATCCTCCGCGCTTATGCCCATGTCTTTGGCCAATTCGGCTATAGCCTCTTCTTCATGGGGCAGGAATTCATGGAGCGGGGGATCTAACAGCCTGATGGTTACGGGCCTTTCTCCCATTTCTTCGAAAATGCCTACAAAGTCGCTTTTTTGCATGGGCAACAGTTCATCTAATGCAGCTCTTCTTTCTGTTTCTCCCTCCGCCAGGATCATTTTCCGCACTTTTGGAATACGTCCTTCTTCAAAGAACATGTGCTCTGTACGGGTTAAGCCAATTCCTTCTGCGCCGAAGTTGACGGCGTTTCTGGCATCAGTGGGTGTGTCGGCATTGGCCCGGACTTTTAGCCTTCTGATATTATCTGCCCAGGACATGAATTTAGCAAAATCGCCGGTAATTTCAGGTTCAACTGTGGGCAGATCTTCACCATAGACGTTTCCTGTTGAACCGTCTAAAGAAATATAATCTCCTTCTTT
This region of Zhaonella formicivorans genomic DNA includes:
- a CDS encoding tautomerase family protein; translated protein: MPIVTIDMFEGRSVEQKRELAKVLTEDICRICNCDASAVTIIIHDLPKTNIAKAGKLGSDPK